One window of the Desulfonatronum sp. SC1 genome contains the following:
- a CDS encoding AMIN domain-containing protein has translation MSVLHSSRAPWLMLIAFAFCAMTFFSLAVGRDVGLVVALFNPESQVTLKDEVQRLITRWGDKSDISESEHNATIDLTGQATTVRPDASPVFRSPVQPPPTTATLPDLPVPSPPPAQPNGPGRLLSHSFSPVEKGFQAVFRADRPVPKPKYFFIGEPARWVVDIPGEWRNTARFNNAISNGFIRQVVLGEHDGYLRIVFHYRNGDLPHPAHSPDLVLHNKDLTVTIVRPDADG, from the coding sequence ATGAGCGTCCTGCATTCGTCCCGAGCGCCCTGGCTGATGCTGATCGCCTTCGCCTTCTGCGCCATGACCTTCTTTTCCCTGGCCGTGGGCCGGGACGTGGGACTGGTCGTCGCGCTGTTCAATCCGGAAAGTCAGGTGACGCTGAAGGACGAAGTCCAGCGACTCATTACCCGCTGGGGAGATAAAAGCGACATCTCTGAATCCGAGCACAACGCAACTATAGACTTAACCGGGCAAGCAACAACAGTCCGACCCGACGCATCCCCGGTCTTTCGATCCCCGGTTCAACCTCCTCCAACAACCGCCACCCTTCCGGATCTTCCGGTCCCTTCGCCACCGCCAGCCCAGCCGAACGGGCCGGGTAGGCTCCTGTCCCACTCCTTCAGCCCGGTCGAAAAAGGCTTTCAAGCCGTTTTCCGTGCCGACCGCCCCGTACCCAAGCCAAAATACTTTTTTATCGGCGAACCGGCCCGATGGGTCGTGGATATTCCGGGAGAATGGCGCAACACGGCCCGTTTCAACAATGCCATATCCAACGGGTTCATCCGCCAAGTTGTTCTCGGTGAACACGACGGCTATCTGCGCATCGTCTTCCACTACCGCAACGGGGATCTACCCCATCCCGCGCATTCTCCAGATCTTGTCCTCCACAACAAAGACCTGACCGTGACCATCGTCAGGCCAGACGCGGACGGCTGA
- a CDS encoding response regulator transcription factor, translating into MDDHPLIRKGLCHAINAEADLRVCGESASCRETLHDLQTQTPDVLVLDLSLSDGNGWRLMQQLRAQGNLPPTLILSVCDEEIYAKRLLQDGARGYLMKDEPIPAVLAAIRKILAGHLAFSDHMVARMLQPENAPSVQLMDHLSNRELQVYGLLGQEMGNKAIAARLGISPKTIGTYKSRLRVKLDLRTTHDLLEHARGGYLGDQV; encoded by the coding sequence GTGGACGACCATCCCCTGATTCGCAAGGGCCTGTGCCATGCCATCAACGCCGAAGCTGATCTTCGTGTTTGTGGCGAGTCTGCTTCGTGCCGGGAAACGTTGCATGACCTGCAAACCCAGACACCGGATGTGCTGGTTTTGGACCTGAGCCTCTCCGATGGCAATGGGTGGCGGCTTATGCAGCAGCTTCGCGCTCAGGGTAATCTGCCCCCGACGCTGATTCTTTCCGTATGCGATGAGGAAATTTATGCTAAGCGTCTGCTTCAGGACGGTGCCCGCGGCTACTTGATGAAAGACGAACCCATTCCCGCTGTTCTGGCCGCGATCCGGAAAATTCTCGCCGGCCACCTTGCGTTCAGCGACCACATGGTCGCCCGAATGCTGCAACCTGAAAACGCCCCATCAGTTCAGCTCATGGATCATCTCAGCAACCGAGAACTGCAGGTCTATGGCCTGCTGGGCCAGGAAATGGGCAATAAAGCCATTGCCGCGCGGCTGGGCATTAGTCCCAAAACCATCGGCACCTACAAATCGAGACTTAGGGTAAAACTTGACCTGCGCACGACGCACGATCTCTTGGAACATGCCCGTGGCGGATATTTGGGTGACCAGGTTTGA
- a CDS encoding DotU family type IV/VI secretion system protein: MALIDDFLPALAFASMLGSETNLADTPYATARADMDRLIRQGMDRASRRDPALAEEALFAVCAFADEAVLASTWPGRTEWMRDKLQQVHFQTVNAGEEFYQRLAGLCGKPAREPLDMSLFENMEQSPNSVRRDVLEVYVACLTLGFTGRYYGPEGRTKLEELTRTNLEQLHGVQRSLTERLFPEVYEKGPTTSRPSRLSPGIQLALLFLAPGLLALGIYLSYASMLSNFVSDWLKALG, translated from the coding sequence GTGGCCCTGATCGACGATTTTCTCCCTGCCCTGGCTTTCGCGTCCATGCTCGGTTCAGAGACCAATCTGGCGGATACGCCCTACGCCACGGCCCGGGCCGATATGGACCGTTTGATCCGGCAAGGGATGGACCGGGCGAGTCGACGAGACCCGGCCCTGGCGGAAGAGGCCTTGTTCGCGGTCTGCGCCTTTGCCGACGAGGCCGTGCTGGCCTCCACTTGGCCGGGGCGGACGGAATGGATGCGCGACAAGCTGCAACAGGTCCACTTTCAAACGGTCAACGCCGGTGAGGAATTCTATCAGCGTTTGGCAGGACTGTGCGGCAAGCCGGCTCGAGAACCGCTGGACATGTCGCTTTTCGAAAACATGGAACAGAGCCCGAATTCAGTTCGCAGGGATGTCCTGGAAGTCTACGTGGCCTGCCTGACTCTGGGCTTCACTGGCCGATATTACGGCCCGGAAGGCCGAACCAAACTCGAAGAACTGACCCGGACCAACCTGGAGCAGCTCCATGGTGTACAACGTTCCCTCACCGAACGACTTTTTCCTGAAGTCTACGAAAAAGGACCGACCACGAGCCGACCTTCGCGCCTCTCGCCTGGCATTCAACTGGCCCTCCTGTTTCTCGCGCCTGGGCTGCTCGCCCTGGGCATCTACCTCTCCTACGCCTCCATGCTCTCCAATTTCGTTTCTGATTGGCTGAAGGCGCTGGGGTGA
- the tssH gene encoding type VI secretion system ATPase TssH yields the protein MIGVDMKALLEKCNGYTTQALHAAAGLTVNRTHYEVTVEHLLLACLEDQGADIPLALTRFGADIGRLKAAVNDSMEDFRAGNSSRPVFSPLLMELLEAAWLVASVDLGLTRIRSGAILLAFLRKPALYAQGGYTDLIGQVNREELQKNFWDLAKVSTESAGEGPAAKPTGEAARTPGGTGESFIAKFCEDFTAKAKAGKIDAVFGRDPEIRQIVDILARRRKNNPILVGEPGVGKTAVIEGLALRITQGDVPEVLEGVTLLGLDMGLLEAGAGMKGEFERRLKGVLDEIKSSEKPIVLFIDEAHTLVGAGGTAGGSDAANLLKPALARGEIKTCAATTWKEYKKYFEKDPALARRFQLVKLDEPSVLTAALILRGIRDAYEAAHKVVIRDDAIECAAEFSHRYITGRFLPDKAIDLLDTACARVKVSLSSKPGELEDKERAIQAAQREKKALERDLANGAPVDLDRIQELEGKITDLTAQAEDVRAAWQKELEAARLLIDARTALNAGMAEQSDKAGAPDALDSSDTSHTSHASHVTDIPTTSDQEALRTALADARTAYDAVRVGDGLVSIEVTSDVVAKVVSDWTGIPVGKVAREQAAVAVDLERRLGERIKGQDAALRAVAEAVKAAKAGLRGPEQPSGVFLLVGPSGVGKTETGLALADILFGDERSVVTINMSEFQEKHTVSRLIGSPPGYVGYGEGGMLSEAVRQRPYSVVLLDEVEKAHLDVMNLFYQVFDKGLLTDGEGKEISFRNTVIMLTSNLGADVIQEMTKDGAELDLDTVLSAVRPILSEHFKPALLARMSIVPYQSLSGEAMRRIARLKLDALARRLLLNNKMTMTYADTVPDQIAARCTEVETGARNIEYILSGTILPRMSQEILSHMSDAGMPRSVALDVGEDGGFTMTFGHDDGQAKPAGRKSKGKGKKA from the coding sequence ATGATCGGCGTGGACATGAAAGCCCTGTTGGAGAAATGCAACGGGTACACTACCCAGGCCCTGCACGCGGCCGCCGGACTAACCGTGAATCGTACCCATTACGAGGTCACGGTGGAGCATCTGCTCCTGGCCTGCCTGGAGGACCAGGGCGCGGACATTCCCCTGGCCCTGACTCGATTCGGGGCGGACATCGGGCGACTCAAGGCGGCCGTCAATGACAGCATGGAAGATTTTCGGGCCGGAAATTCCTCCCGTCCGGTCTTTTCCCCTCTGCTGATGGAACTCTTGGAAGCGGCCTGGCTGGTGGCCTCGGTGGACCTGGGTCTGACCCGAATCCGTTCCGGAGCCATCCTGCTGGCATTTCTGCGCAAACCGGCCTTGTACGCCCAGGGCGGCTACACGGATCTGATCGGCCAGGTCAACCGGGAAGAGCTGCAAAAGAACTTCTGGGATTTGGCCAAGGTATCCACGGAAAGCGCTGGCGAAGGGCCGGCGGCCAAACCCACGGGGGAGGCGGCGCGCACGCCCGGCGGAACCGGGGAGAGCTTCATCGCCAAGTTCTGCGAGGACTTCACGGCCAAGGCCAAGGCCGGAAAAATCGACGCAGTCTTTGGCCGGGACCCGGAAATCCGTCAGATCGTGGACATCCTGGCTCGGCGGCGCAAGAACAATCCCATCCTGGTGGGCGAGCCCGGAGTGGGCAAGACCGCGGTAATCGAAGGCCTGGCCCTGCGCATCACCCAGGGCGACGTACCCGAGGTTTTGGAAGGCGTGACCCTGCTCGGCCTGGACATGGGCCTGCTGGAGGCCGGGGCCGGGATGAAGGGCGAGTTCGAACGCCGCCTGAAAGGGGTGCTGGACGAGATCAAGTCCAGCGAAAAGCCCATTGTCCTGTTCATTGACGAGGCTCACACTCTGGTGGGCGCGGGGGGCACGGCCGGAGGCTCGGACGCGGCCAATCTGCTCAAACCGGCCCTGGCCAGGGGCGAAATCAAGACCTGCGCCGCCACCACCTGGAAGGAATACAAGAAATACTTCGAGAAGGACCCAGCCCTGGCCCGCCGGTTCCAGTTGGTCAAGCTTGACGAACCCAGCGTGCTTACAGCGGCTCTGATCCTGCGCGGCATCCGCGACGCCTACGAAGCCGCGCACAAGGTGGTTATCCGCGACGACGCCATCGAATGCGCCGCGGAGTTCTCCCACCGCTACATCACCGGTCGGTTCTTGCCGGACAAGGCCATCGATCTGCTGGACACGGCCTGTGCCCGGGTCAAGGTCAGCCTGTCCTCCAAACCCGGCGAACTGGAGGACAAGGAACGGGCCATCCAGGCCGCCCAGCGGGAAAAGAAAGCTCTGGAACGGGATTTGGCCAACGGGGCCCCGGTGGACCTGGATCGGATTCAGGAACTGGAAGGCAAAATCACCGACCTGACCGCCCAGGCCGAGGACGTCCGCGCCGCCTGGCAAAAAGAGCTTGAAGCGGCCCGACTCTTGATCGACGCCCGCACCGCGCTGAACGCTGGCATGGCGGAGCAAAGCGACAAGGCCGGTGCGCCAGATGCACTAGATAGCTCGGATACGTCCCATACTTCCCATGCCTCCCATGTGACGGACATCCCCACGACATCGGACCAGGAAGCCTTGCGCACGGCTCTGGCCGATGCCCGGACAGCCTATGACGCAGTTCGAGTGGGGGACGGCTTGGTGTCCATTGAGGTCACCTCGGACGTGGTGGCCAAGGTGGTTAGCGACTGGACCGGCATCCCCGTGGGCAAGGTGGCCCGGGAGCAGGCCGCGGTGGCCGTGGACCTGGAACGACGTCTGGGCGAGCGGATCAAGGGCCAGGACGCGGCCTTGCGCGCCGTGGCCGAGGCCGTCAAGGCGGCCAAAGCCGGACTGCGCGGTCCGGAGCAGCCCTCGGGCGTGTTCCTGCTGGTGGGCCCCTCGGGCGTGGGCAAGACCGAGACCGGGCTGGCCCTGGCGGACATCCTCTTCGGCGACGAGCGCAGCGTGGTGACCATCAACATGAGCGAGTTCCAGGAAAAACACACGGTTTCCCGGCTGATCGGCTCCCCGCCGGGCTACGTGGGCTACGGCGAGGGCGGGATGCTCAGCGAGGCCGTGCGCCAGCGGCCCTATTCCGTGGTCCTGCTGGACGAGGTGGAAAAGGCCCACCTGGACGTGATGAACCTGTTCTACCAGGTTTTTGACAAGGGCCTGCTCACGGACGGAGAAGGCAAGGAGATCAGCTTCCGGAACACCGTGATCATGCTCACCTCCAACCTGGGCGCGGACGTGATCCAGGAAATGACCAAGGACGGAGCCGAACTGGACCTGGACACCGTACTCTCCGCGGTCCGCCCGATCCTCTCCGAGCACTTCAAGCCGGCCCTGCTGGCCCGGATGTCCATCGTGCCCTACCAGAGCCTGTCCGGGGAGGCCATGCGCCGCATCGCCCGGCTCAAGCTGGACGCCCTGGCCCGACGACTCCTGCTGAACAACAAGATGACCATGACCTACGCGGACACGGTCCCGGATCAGATCGCGGCCCGGTGCACCGAGGTGGAAACCGGGGCTCGAAACATTGAGTACATCCTTTCCGGGACCATCCTGCCGCGCATGTCCCAGGAAATTCTCAGCCATATGTCCGACGCGGGCATGCCCAGGTCAGTGGCCCTGGACGTGGGCGAGGACGGCGGCTTTACCATGACCTTCGGCCATGACGACGGGCAAGCGAAGCCGGCCGGGCGCAAGAGCAAGGGCAAGGGCAAAAAAGCGTAG
- a CDS encoding type VI secretion protein IcmF/TssM N-terminal domain-containing protein, which yields MTKLLFTALKIFLLLALAVAVGFGALLLADYMQWPRWIVGVAVAGVFFVVVLVLFLRRYYYRRREEKFVKRVVDQDQASIQAAPAHERRRLKELQDRWTAAVATLRASRLRHRGDPLYTLPWFMIFGETGSGKSTAVSHARLTTILTDVGPTKGIASTKNCDWWFFENAVVLDTAGRYAVPLEEEDREEWERFLTLMAKYRRKEPLNGVIVTLPADRLLADDEDALVAYGRSIRMRMDQLMRVLGAKFPVYVLVTKLDLVMGMTALADLLPEDRRGQAMGLLNDFEKRAPEEFLGEAMGHIARKLKDLRLVLAGSAGSSGGRAALFPDEFERLTPRVQAFIQGAFHENPYQETPFFRGLFISSGRQSGLTRSGVLGSLESFKDRQWRLPDTGLGLFLHDFFSAILPKDRFGFRMLGEYLSWRTATTNLALGAWMLLLLTLVGLSSLSYVQIRKAMQPVYETFPKSPTMGADLAQDMVSVGLMRDRIAGMQRDLHAGFWPRMGFYQGQSALTGLKSTYNAWFRDYILTPTDEAMGQKFVNLGVHDQEDVLAPYLEYLVWRIDTLKAREAGKPRSDQPGQDGPIQALALAFGGRLPYVAAFFPDMYRSYATWEGDVGILSRERREMQMWANRIIEIEGQDLHWLSDWAAARPNLHDVTLNDFWIGLGQVHGEPRVSRAYTRQGKEEIRKLLEQVALTSADPEAFNKRKQAFWLWYANQFADQWDQFHTHFDLGMDKLVTRDDWLKTSVSMATLDNPYFNLITRLRDEHATIEGIRFDPAPINRFFREFDFLIENYRAKQLGASLDTRISEKLKQLEARVFNLEDSLAAVEHFQTYMEQLKALQKVTTSMDAAYRYASQDYGMVGDAQSAEDIALAAVNTISHLLVKGQAAGWRDFWRFVEGPLLFLVTMITYETACAVNDLWESQVLAETANIPSRELWTTLFGDQGVVPPFLTGPAKPYLRRTQDGWEPATWLDIPFPFRQGFLTFLDQGSVRRQQLQPKYIVPVTTLPTNVNAEAKSEPYQTTLTLQCAAQPQTLENFNFPNSLDFAWEPATCDDVNLRIYFREATLSQTWAGEWGFRDFLRDFRAGRKVYAPDDFPQQKSILEGLGVSRIQVNYTMRNVDPILAIQDLPPLRVPNQPAYCYAGLGAGGLRPEAVAGTGQAGTGSVSQPAPQASPLTSSQASPQAPPAAAKPPAGNGASSPPARQPGAPADPTELAAPPAGGGQ from the coding sequence ATGACCAAACTCTTGTTTACCGCGCTGAAAATCTTCTTGCTTCTGGCCTTGGCCGTGGCCGTGGGCTTCGGGGCGTTGTTGCTGGCGGACTACATGCAGTGGCCGCGGTGGATCGTGGGTGTGGCCGTAGCCGGGGTGTTTTTCGTGGTGGTGCTGGTTCTGTTTCTGCGCCGGTACTATTACCGCCGACGGGAGGAAAAGTTCGTCAAGCGTGTGGTAGACCAGGACCAGGCTTCCATTCAGGCCGCTCCGGCCCATGAACGCCGCCGGCTCAAGGAACTCCAGGATCGCTGGACCGCGGCCGTGGCAACCCTGCGGGCTTCCCGGCTGCGCCATCGGGGCGACCCGCTCTACACGCTGCCCTGGTTCATGATCTTCGGCGAGACCGGGTCCGGGAAGTCCACGGCAGTGTCCCATGCCCGACTGACCACGATCCTCACGGACGTCGGCCCCACCAAGGGCATTGCCAGCACCAAAAATTGCGACTGGTGGTTCTTCGAGAACGCCGTGGTCCTGGACACGGCCGGGCGCTACGCCGTGCCCCTGGAAGAAGAGGACCGGGAGGAATGGGAACGGTTTCTGACCCTGATGGCCAAATACCGGCGCAAGGAACCGCTCAACGGAGTGATCGTGACCCTCCCGGCGGACCGGCTCCTGGCCGACGACGAGGACGCCCTGGTCGCCTACGGGCGGTCCATTCGGATGCGCATGGATCAATTGATGCGCGTGCTGGGGGCCAAGTTTCCGGTGTACGTGCTGGTGACCAAGCTGGACTTGGTCATGGGCATGACGGCCCTGGCCGACCTGCTCCCGGAGGATCGGCGCGGTCAGGCCATGGGGCTGCTCAACGACTTCGAAAAGCGAGCCCCGGAAGAATTTCTGGGCGAGGCCATGGGCCACATCGCCCGCAAACTCAAGGATCTCCGATTGGTGCTGGCCGGAAGCGCCGGTTCTTCCGGGGGCCGGGCCGCGCTGTTTCCGGACGAGTTCGAGCGGTTGACACCCCGGGTTCAGGCCTTCATCCAAGGCGCGTTCCACGAGAATCCCTACCAAGAAACCCCTTTTTTTCGCGGCCTGTTCATTTCCAGCGGCCGACAGTCCGGCCTGACGCGCTCCGGCGTGCTGGGCTCCCTGGAGAGCTTCAAGGACCGCCAGTGGCGGCTGCCGGATACGGGCCTGGGACTGTTTCTGCACGATTTTTTCTCGGCCATCCTGCCCAAGGACCGCTTCGGCTTTCGGATGCTGGGCGAGTATTTGTCCTGGCGCACGGCCACCACCAACCTGGCCCTGGGGGCCTGGATGCTCTTGCTGCTCACGCTCGTCGGCCTGTCCAGCCTGTCCTACGTCCAGATCCGCAAGGCCATGCAGCCCGTGTACGAGACCTTTCCCAAGTCACCGACCATGGGCGCGGACCTGGCTCAAGACATGGTCTCCGTGGGGTTGATGCGGGATCGCATCGCCGGGATGCAACGGGATCTGCATGCCGGTTTTTGGCCCAGGATGGGCTTCTACCAGGGGCAGTCGGCCCTTACGGGCCTGAAGAGCACCTACAATGCCTGGTTTCGCGACTATATCCTCACGCCCACGGACGAGGCCATGGGCCAGAAATTCGTCAATCTGGGCGTCCATGACCAGGAGGACGTCCTCGCCCCCTACCTGGAGTATCTGGTCTGGCGGATCGACACCCTCAAGGCCCGGGAAGCAGGCAAGCCCCGCTCGGACCAGCCCGGACAGGATGGCCCGATTCAGGCCCTGGCTCTGGCCTTTGGCGGAAGACTGCCCTACGTGGCCGCTTTTTTTCCGGACATGTACCGCTCCTACGCAACCTGGGAGGGGGACGTGGGCATTCTGAGCCGGGAGCGCCGGGAAATGCAGATGTGGGCCAACCGGATCATCGAAATCGAAGGCCAGGATCTGCACTGGCTGTCGGACTGGGCCGCAGCCCGGCCCAACCTGCACGACGTGACCCTGAACGACTTCTGGATCGGCCTGGGACAAGTCCATGGCGAACCGCGGGTATCCCGTGCGTACACGCGGCAAGGCAAGGAGGAAATCCGGAAGCTCCTGGAGCAGGTTGCCCTGACGTCCGCCGACCCGGAAGCCTTCAACAAACGCAAGCAGGCCTTCTGGCTCTGGTACGCCAACCAATTTGCTGATCAGTGGGACCAGTTCCACACTCATTTCGACCTGGGCATGGACAAGCTGGTAACCCGGGACGACTGGCTGAAAACCAGCGTCAGCATGGCCACCCTGGACAACCCCTACTTCAATCTGATCACGCGATTGCGGGATGAACACGCGACCATCGAAGGCATCCGCTTCGACCCCGCCCCGATCAACCGGTTTTTCCGGGAGTTTGATTTCCTGATCGAAAACTATCGGGCCAAGCAGTTGGGGGCCAGCCTGGATACGCGTATTTCTGAAAAACTCAAGCAACTCGAGGCCCGGGTGTTCAACCTGGAGGACAGTCTCGCGGCGGTGGAGCATTTCCAGACGTACATGGAGCAGCTCAAGGCCCTCCAGAAGGTCACAACGTCCATGGACGCGGCCTACCGTTATGCTTCCCAGGATTACGGAATGGTCGGCGACGCCCAGTCAGCCGAAGATATCGCCTTGGCGGCGGTGAACACCATCTCGCACCTGCTGGTCAAAGGCCAGGCCGCCGGTTGGAGGGACTTCTGGAGGTTCGTGGAAGGCCCATTGCTGTTTTTGGTCACCATGATCACCTACGAGACGGCCTGCGCCGTGAACGACCTTTGGGAGTCCCAGGTTCTGGCCGAGACCGCGAACATCCCCTCACGGGAACTCTGGACCACCCTTTTTGGAGATCAAGGCGTGGTCCCCCCGTTCCTGACCGGACCGGCCAAGCCCTATCTGCGGCGGACCCAGGACGGCTGGGAACCTGCTACGTGGCTGGATATCCCCTTCCCGTTCCGTCAGGGCTTCCTGACATTTCTGGATCAGGGCTCGGTGCGTCGGCAACAACTCCAGCCCAAGTACATCGTGCCCGTCACCACCTTGCCCACCAACGTGAACGCGGAAGCCAAAAGCGAGCCCTACCAGACCACGCTGACTCTGCAATGCGCGGCCCAGCCCCAGACTTTGGAGAACTTCAACTTCCCGAACTCGCTGGATTTTGCTTGGGAACCAGCCACCTGCGACGACGTGAACCTGCGGATCTACTTCCGCGAAGCCACCTTGTCCCAAACCTGGGCAGGAGAGTGGGGGTTCCGGGATTTTCTGCGCGATTTCCGGGCCGGTCGCAAGGTTTACGCTCCGGACGACTTTCCCCAGCAGAAAAGCATCCTGGAAGGGCTGGGCGTAAGCCGGATACAGGTCAACTACACCATGCGCAACGTGGACCCGATCCTGGCCATCCAGGACCTGCCGCCCTTGCGGGTGCCCAATCAGCCCGCCTACTGCTACGCCGGTCTCGGGGCCGGCGGGCTGCGTCCGGAGGCCGTGGCCGGGACCGGACAGGCCGGGACGGGCTCCGTGAGCCAGCCCGCGCCTCAAGCTTCTCCCCTTACCTCTTCTCAGGCCTCTCCCCAGGCTCCTCCCGCGGCCGCGAAGCCGCCCGCGGGCAATGGAGCGTCCTCACCTCCGGCTCGCCAACCCGGGGCTCCGGCTGATCCGACCGAACTGGCCGCGCCTCCGGCGGGAGGTGGACAATGA
- a CDS encoding type VI secretion lipoprotein TssJ — MKNFIQGCGFMVHGSRFTVPSARSQFNAARSLPPLRPSTPSLQLSALFLLLLFFLSACHGYPPPGKKPPPKPWETLQNAASPDQVKWTYLPGGLTLNLKADKDLNLFEGFSHNILLCTYQMSSPAAFQELAANLGGIRKLLECARFDQSVVHVERRFISPGQESTFVLDRAEGAQHIGLAAGYNDLQPGLVTTLYSFPVVTGRDGWWPWSSDVYNPGTLTMDILLGPNSIQRMGVE, encoded by the coding sequence ATGAAAAATTTTATTCAGGGTTGCGGGTTCATGGTTCACGGTTCACGATTCACGGTTCCGAGTGCACGCTCGCAATTCAATGCCGCCAGATCACTTCCCCCTCTTCGACCTTCAACCCCCAGCCTTCAGCTTTCAGCCCTTTTCCTCCTGCTTCTGTTCTTCCTGTCCGCCTGCCACGGCTATCCGCCGCCAGGGAAGAAGCCGCCGCCAAAGCCTTGGGAGACTCTCCAGAACGCGGCCAGTCCGGATCAGGTCAAGTGGACCTATCTGCCCGGCGGCCTCACCTTGAACCTCAAGGCGGACAAGGACCTGAACCTGTTTGAAGGATTTTCACACAACATCCTGCTCTGCACGTACCAGATGAGTTCCCCGGCCGCGTTCCAGGAACTGGCCGCGAATCTGGGCGGGATTCGCAAACTGCTGGAGTGCGCCCGGTTCGACCAGAGCGTGGTCCACGTGGAGCGGCGGTTCATCAGTCCGGGACAGGAATCCACCTTTGTCCTGGACCGGGCCGAAGGGGCGCAGCACATTGGGCTGGCGGCCGGATACAACGACTTGCAGCCCGGCTTGGTCACGACCCTGTATTCCTTTCCCGTGGTCACCGGCCGGGACGGCTGGTGGCCCTGGTCCTCGGACGTCTATAACCCTGGAACCCTGACCATGGACATTCTGCTGGGTCCCAATTCCATCCAGCGCATGGGAGTCGAATGA
- the tssK gene encoding type VI secretion system baseplate subunit TssK gives MADGPIYWHQGLFLQPQHFQILNRQFTDTLAPLLSNLIPFFWGVAEVGVNDAALAAGRFELTQISVLFPSTARVVNFPGNAVCGGRQLSLEAIPVDGTLTVYVGLRAMKPGEPNVTVAETPAQMAAAPTRLTVPVEPENVLDDYGDGPSAQVRRMSYVLNLVFENELDQAGDFDLIPVARLTREGDRTALDRSFVPPCLTLSGSVALAALLKELRDRVLGKARQLEGYKNLSGGASTEFTLLLMALRTLSRFAARMDHAVETPCLSPWNAYGILRELVAELSVFSLDISALGENWQDEKLVPDYAHTDLGRCFRGTRDVIVSLLESISAGPRFVTRFEFKDPYWTADIPNQILAETKTSGGEFWLVLHSEVVDPQTMRDSASRMLKLSATSAMGSLLVRALPGIPLAASDSPPAGMPRRHGAIYFRIGRESPLWAEIEKNGSIALHWTEAPKDLDAQLAVLTR, from the coding sequence ATGGCCGACGGACCGATCTACTGGCATCAGGGGCTGTTTCTTCAGCCCCAGCACTTCCAGATTCTCAACCGGCAGTTCACGGACACGCTGGCCCCCCTACTCTCCAACCTGATTCCCTTTTTCTGGGGTGTGGCCGAGGTCGGCGTGAACGACGCGGCCCTGGCCGCCGGACGTTTCGAGCTGACGCAAATCTCGGTGCTTTTTCCCTCCACGGCCCGGGTGGTCAACTTTCCCGGCAACGCGGTGTGCGGCGGACGGCAGCTTTCCCTGGAGGCCATCCCGGTGGACGGCACCCTGACCGTTTATGTCGGTCTTCGGGCCATGAAACCGGGCGAACCCAACGTGACCGTGGCCGAGACCCCGGCCCAAATGGCCGCCGCTCCCACGCGACTGACCGTGCCCGTGGAGCCGGAAAACGTCCTGGACGACTACGGCGACGGCCCCTCCGCGCAAGTCCGGCGGATGTCCTACGTCCTGAATTTGGTCTTTGAGAACGAGCTGGACCAAGCCGGGGACTTCGATCTGATTCCCGTGGCCAGACTGACCCGGGAGGGAGACCGAACGGCTCTGGACCGGTCCTTCGTCCCTCCTTGCCTGACCCTGTCCGGCTCCGTGGCCCTGGCCGCGCTGCTCAAGGAACTGCGGGACCGTGTCCTGGGCAAGGCCCGGCAGCTTGAGGGGTACAAAAATCTTTCCGGCGGCGCTTCCACGGAATTCACCCTGCTGCTGATGGCCTTGCGCACCCTGTCCCGGTTCGCGGCCCGGATGGATCACGCCGTGGAAACTCCGTGCCTGTCGCCCTGGAACGCTTACGGCATCCTCCGGGAACTGGTGGCCGAATTGTCCGTTTTTTCCCTGGACATCAGCGCCCTGGGCGAAAACTGGCAGGATGAAAAACTGGTGCCCGACTACGCGCACACCGACTTGGGCCGCTGCTTTCGCGGGACCAGGGACGTGATCGTCTCCCTGTTGGAAAGCATTTCCGCCGGTCCGCGGTTCGTGACCCGCTTCGAGTTCAAGGATCCCTACTGGACCGCGGACATCCCCAACCAGATTCTGGCCGAGACCAAAACTTCCGGTGGGGAGTTCTGGCTGGTGCTGCATTCCGAAGTCGTGGATCCCCAGACCATGAGGGATTCGGCGTCTCGAATGCTCAAGCTGTCCGCCACCAGCGCCATGGGGTCGCTGCTGGTCCGGGCCTTGCCGGGCATCCCGCTGGCCGCGTCGGACAGCCCGCCCGCGGGCATGCCCAGACGGCACGGCGCTATTTATTTCCGCATCGGCCGGGAAAGCCCGCTCTGGGCTGAAATCGAAAAGAACGGCAGCATCGCCCTGCACTGGACCGAGGCCCCAAAAGATTTGGACGCCCAACTGGCCGTGCTGACAAGGTAG